From Candidatus Baltobacteraceae bacterium, the proteins below share one genomic window:
- a CDS encoding NADH-quinone oxidoreductase subunit C — translation MPSTQTPSITGLAIDPTSLRPPIDDAHIERIEPAALHARLTELKGQGYALLLDIGAADYPQRVPRFDVVYHLLKVPNRRATVAEVGTPQRIRILCGVPIEKTALPTATDLWLNANYAEREVYDLFGITFEGHPDMRRIQMPNDWEGHPLRKDYPLRGPARERSPRPSFALKSNVQAGTPPSGRTLEALQQQIARVRNEDAKQ, via the coding sequence ATGCCTAGTACGCAAACCCCGTCGATCACGGGACTCGCGATCGATCCGACGAGCCTACGCCCGCCGATCGACGACGCCCACATCGAACGCATCGAACCGGCCGCGCTGCACGCGCGCCTGACCGAACTCAAAGGCCAGGGCTACGCGCTGCTGCTCGATATCGGTGCGGCCGATTACCCGCAGCGCGTGCCGCGCTTCGACGTCGTCTACCATCTGCTGAAGGTGCCCAATCGGCGCGCGACCGTAGCCGAAGTCGGAACTCCGCAACGGATTCGCATTTTATGCGGCGTTCCCATCGAGAAGACCGCGCTGCCGACGGCGACCGATCTGTGGTTGAACGCGAACTACGCCGAACGCGAGGTCTACGATCTCTTCGGCATCACCTTCGAAGGGCACCCCGATATGCGGCGCATTCAGATGCCCAACGACTGGGAGGGTCATCCGCTGCGCAAGGACTATCCGCTGCGCGGGCCCGCGCGCGAACGGTCGCCACGGCCGTCGTTTGCGCTCAAGAGTAACGTCCAGGCGGGGACGCCGCCGTCGGGCCGCACGCTCGAGGCGCTGCAGCAGCAGATCGCGCGCGTTCGCAATGAGGACGCGAAGCAATGA
- a CDS encoding NADH-quinone oxidoreductase subunit B family protein, which produces MEMNPGHFMLAKLDDVVRWAQSSSVWPLTMGLACCAIEMITATSAEYDIARFGSEVFRPSPRQADLMIVSGRVAQKMAPIVKRLYDQMADPKWVISMGACASSGGVFDNYAIVQGVDTIVPVDVYVPGCPPTPDGLLYAVNLIQQQIREGGRGGLLARA; this is translated from the coding sequence ATGGAGATGAACCCGGGGCATTTCATGCTGGCGAAGCTCGACGACGTCGTTCGCTGGGCGCAAAGTTCGAGCGTCTGGCCGCTCACCATGGGTCTGGCCTGCTGCGCGATCGAGATGATCACGGCGACCTCGGCGGAATACGACATCGCTCGTTTCGGCTCGGAGGTTTTTCGTCCGTCGCCGCGTCAGGCCGATCTCATGATCGTCTCCGGACGGGTCGCGCAGAAGATGGCGCCGATCGTCAAGCGGCTCTACGATCAGATGGCCGATCCCAAATGGGTCATTTCGATGGGTGCGTGCGCGAGTTCGGGCGGGGTCTTCGATAACTATGCCATCGTCCAAGGCGTGGACACGATCGTTCCCGTGGACGTCTACGTGCCGGGCTGTCCCCCCACGCCCGACGGCCTGCTCTATGCGGTCAACCTGATCCAACAACAGATTCGCGAAGGCGGCCGCGGCGGCTTGCTGGCGCGCGCTTAA
- the nuoD gene encoding NADH dehydrogenase (quinone) subunit D → MSATPLTPEIVSQDGNSMVLSMGPQHPSTHGVLQIMLEIEGENVTKADPEIGYLHTGIEKTAENLFWSQAQTVVERMDYLSPSNNAFCYVMGVEKLLGVTGDVPERAQQIRVLFSELTRIASHLFWLGTHAIDLGALSGIFYCLDLRENILDMQEVSGGARMHPNYLRVGGVNGDLPSGFMDMLDAFIKKYPVRMRELRGLLQKNPILQDRTVDVGIMSAEEALQWGLTGPSLRGSGVAYDVRKAFPYSGYESYEFDVPTREEGDSYARFLVRLDEMDQAYRIVQQVRKRLEKPGPVMTDNPKIAAPPKETIALSMEALIHHFKIVSEGFRVPPGDVYQAIESPRGELAYYIVSDGGNRPYRVRTRPPSLYNLQALVGMAPGNLIADLVVMIGSLDPVFGEVDR, encoded by the coding sequence ATGAGTGCGACGCCGCTCACGCCGGAGATCGTCTCGCAAGACGGCAACTCGATGGTGCTCTCGATGGGTCCGCAGCATCCTTCCACGCACGGCGTGCTGCAGATCATGCTCGAGATCGAAGGCGAAAACGTCACCAAAGCCGATCCCGAAATCGGCTATCTTCATACCGGCATCGAAAAGACCGCCGAGAATTTGTTTTGGTCGCAGGCGCAGACCGTCGTCGAACGGATGGATTATCTCTCGCCGAGCAACAACGCGTTTTGTTACGTGATGGGCGTGGAGAAACTGCTAGGCGTGACCGGCGACGTTCCCGAACGCGCGCAGCAGATTCGCGTGCTCTTCTCCGAACTCACGCGTATCGCATCGCATCTGTTTTGGCTCGGCACGCACGCGATCGACTTGGGCGCGCTCTCCGGCATTTTCTATTGTCTGGATTTGCGCGAGAATATTCTCGACATGCAGGAGGTCTCGGGCGGCGCCCGCATGCATCCGAACTACCTTCGCGTCGGCGGCGTCAACGGCGACCTGCCGAGCGGATTTATGGATATGCTCGATGCGTTCATCAAGAAGTATCCGGTCCGCATGCGCGAGTTGCGCGGGCTGTTGCAGAAGAATCCCATCCTGCAAGACCGCACGGTCGACGTAGGCATTATGTCGGCGGAAGAAGCCCTGCAGTGGGGCCTCACGGGCCCGAGCCTGCGCGGCAGCGGCGTGGCGTACGACGTGCGCAAAGCCTTTCCGTACAGCGGATACGAGAGCTACGAGTTCGACGTTCCGACCCGCGAAGAAGGCGACTCGTACGCGCGTTTTCTCGTTCGGTTGGACGAGATGGATCAAGCCTATCGCATCGTGCAGCAAGTTCGTAAGCGGCTGGAGAAGCCCGGCCCGGTGATGACCGACAATCCGAAGATTGCCGCACCACCCAAGGAGACGATCGCGCTCTCGATGGAGGCACTGATCCATCACTTCAAAATCGTGAGCGAGGGCTTTCGCGTTCCGCCCGGCGACGTCTATCAGGCGATCGAATCGCCGCGCGGCGAGTTGGCGTATTACATCGTCTCGGACGGCGGCAATCGCCCGTATCGCGTGCGGACGCGTCCGCCATCGCTCTACAACCTGCAAGCGCTCGTCGGGATGGCTCCCGGAAACCTGATCGCGGATTTGGTCGTGATGATCGGTTCGCTCGATCCGGTCTTTGGCGAGGTCGACCGATGA
- a CDS encoding NAD(P)H-dependent oxidoreductase subunit E — MIDRYERLRPQCEAIVAQYEEPRSALLPIVHLFQEREGYVSPEAMRAAADFLNLSPAVVESTVSFYTLFFRKPVGKYVLQVCRGLACTIDGADDVMAYFREKLGIGHLQTTDDGLFSYEEVECLAACDKPTCMQVNLEFVYSLTPQMIDEMLEAMRAGSYAVAPMVQTAKPERTWSVAQDGQVSMGGKSAGAEDVSHPNNAGGLDKSGVIMLDRIVLEEERFRGRTRERLANADPIIAKVIEE; from the coding sequence ATGATCGACCGATACGAACGCCTGCGCCCGCAGTGCGAAGCGATCGTCGCGCAATACGAAGAGCCGCGCTCGGCGCTCTTGCCGATCGTGCACCTCTTTCAAGAACGCGAAGGCTACGTCAGTCCCGAGGCGATGCGCGCCGCGGCCGACTTCTTGAATCTTTCGCCGGCGGTGGTGGAATCGACCGTGTCGTTCTACACGCTGTTCTTCCGCAAGCCGGTTGGGAAGTACGTGCTGCAAGTCTGCCGGGGACTGGCCTGCACGATCGACGGTGCCGACGACGTTATGGCCTATTTTCGCGAGAAACTCGGAATCGGTCATCTGCAGACGACCGACGACGGGCTCTTCTCGTACGAGGAGGTCGAGTGTTTGGCCGCCTGCGACAAGCCGACGTGCATGCAGGTCAATCTCGAGTTCGTTTACAGTCTCACACCGCAGATGATCGACGAGATGCTCGAGGCGATGCGTGCGGGCAGCTATGCGGTCGCGCCCATGGTGCAGACGGCGAAGCCCGAACGGACGTGGAGCGTGGCACAAGACGGCCAAGTTTCGATGGGCGGCAAATCGGCGGGCGCCGAGGACGTCAGTCATCCGAATAACGCGGGCGGGCTCGACAAGAGCGGCGTCATCATGCTCGACCGCATCGTCTTGGAAGAAGAACGCTTCCGCGGACGCACCCGGGAGCGGCTCGCCAATGCCGATCCCATCATTGCCAAGGTGATCGAAGAGTAA